One Lysinibacillus sp. OF-1 DNA segment encodes these proteins:
- a CDS encoding chemotaxis protein CheD, which yields MMLSSSSGQVIKVGIAQMDVVKLPNTIRTSGLGSCVGVILYDESKKIAGLIHVMLPDSSLGRAESINVAKFADSGIAAMIDLLKLEGVQKFKLKAKIAGGAQMFQFTSDKDTMRIGPRNVEAVKHELKRHGVPLVAEDTGGNSGRTIEFNPATSILHIRTVNQGVSEI from the coding sequence ATGATGTTAAGCAGCAGTAGTGGACAAGTAATTAAAGTGGGAATTGCACAAATGGATGTAGTAAAGTTACCTAACACCATTCGAACTTCTGGTCTTGGTTCTTGTGTGGGCGTTATTTTATATGATGAGTCAAAAAAAATTGCTGGTTTAATCCATGTGATGTTACCAGATTCAAGCTTAGGTAGAGCTGAGTCAATCAATGTGGCAAAATTTGCAGATTCAGGTATTGCAGCAATGATAGATTTATTAAAATTAGAAGGCGTTCAAAAATTTAAACTAAAGGCAAAAATTGCAGGGGGGGCGCAGATGTTTCAATTTACATCTGACAAAGATACGATGCGTATCGGTCCCCGCAATGTAGAAGCAGTTAAACATGAGTTAAAGAGACATGGAGTACCTTTAGTGGCCGAGGATACTGGTGGAAATAGTGGTAGAACGATTGAATTTAATCCTGCAACGTCGATATTACATATTCGAACAGTTAACCAAGGAGTGAGCGAAATCTAA
- a CDS encoding chemotaxis protein CheW, giving the protein MTNAVEQESIKVIVFQLADKEYAIPVSHVQGIEKLMHITRVPKTVKYVKGVINLRGVVTPIVDLRERFELPVSEHEETTRIIIISLEDMEVGFVVDSANDVIDIPASAIEPQPEVVGSLEEEFISGVAKVEKRLLILLHLEKVLNPLK; this is encoded by the coding sequence ATGACAAACGCAGTGGAACAAGAAAGTATTAAAGTAATTGTCTTTCAGCTAGCAGATAAAGAATATGCAATTCCCGTGTCCCATGTACAAGGAATTGAAAAATTAATGCATATTACGCGTGTACCGAAAACCGTGAAATATGTGAAAGGTGTAATCAATCTACGAGGTGTTGTTACACCAATAGTCGATTTACGTGAACGCTTTGAACTACCTGTTTCTGAACATGAAGAAACAACACGCATTATCATTATTTCATTAGAAGATATGGAAGTAGGTTTTGTTGTAGATTCAGCGAACGATGTTATTGATATTCCAGCAAGTGCAATTGAACCGCAACCAGAGGTCGTTGGCTCACTTGAAGAAGAATTTATTTCAGGTGTTGCCAAAGTAGAGAAACGATTATTAATCTTGTTACATTTAGAAAAAGTATTAAATCCACTAAAGTAG
- a CDS encoding chemotaxis protein CheC: MTFNQKITSLHLDVLKEIGNIGAAHAATALSNLLGKKIDMRVPKVEMVSFNEMMELAGGSENVVVGIYLRIEGDAEGSMFFILPIEQANRFIRRLIFDDTFDFKKQPVSELGLSAMQEMGNILSGSYLSALSDFTNLKIYPTVPGLSVDMFGAIISIGLIELSHVSDNVIVINTSIFEEGVEDHETVRGHFFLLPDPDSFDAIFKALGVS; the protein is encoded by the coding sequence ATGACATTTAATCAAAAGATTACATCGCTACATTTAGATGTATTAAAGGAAATTGGAAATATTGGTGCTGCGCATGCCGCGACAGCACTTTCCAATTTACTTGGGAAAAAAATTGATATGCGCGTTCCAAAGGTAGAAATGGTGTCCTTTAACGAAATGATGGAACTGGCTGGCGGATCTGAAAACGTTGTAGTTGGTATTTACCTTCGTATTGAAGGAGATGCTGAAGGAAGTATGTTCTTTATTTTACCTATCGAGCAAGCAAATCGCTTTATCCGTCGTCTTATTTTTGATGATACATTTGACTTTAAAAAGCAACCAGTTTCAGAGCTAGGCTTATCAGCTATGCAAGAAATGGGCAATATTTTATCGGGCTCCTATTTATCTGCCTTATCGGACTTTACCAATTTGAAAATTTACCCAACAGTACCTGGTCTAAGTGTAGATATGTTTGGCGCTATTATCAGTATTGGTTTAATCGAATTATCACATGTAAGTGATAATGTTATTGTGATAAATACATCCATTTTTGAAGAAGGTGTAGAAGACCACGAAACGGTGAGAGGTCATTTCTTCCTGCTTCCCGATCCCGACTCATTCGATGCAATTTTTAAAGCATTAGGAGTTTCATGA
- a CDS encoding FliA/WhiG family RNA polymerase sigma factor produces MTQPILNDEQKLWNRWIHERDPDAGDLLIKKYISLVSYHVQRIGAGLPKSVSRDDLTSLGMVGLFDALNKFDINRDLKFDTYASFRVRGAIIDGLRKEDWLPRSAREKAKKLDAQIEQLEQKYMRHVTPEELAEHMEVSVEDVYQTVQEHFFSNVLSINEQQDQEEADGKSFVIRDDTTKTPEQTVIKSELLGDLAENIQKLNEKEQLVLSLFYTEELTLTEIGEMLELSTSRISQIHSKALLKLRKLLSSEMINA; encoded by the coding sequence ATGACACAACCAATTCTGAACGATGAGCAAAAACTATGGAATCGCTGGATTCATGAGCGTGATCCAGATGCTGGTGATTTACTTATAAAAAAATATATTTCTTTAGTATCTTACCATGTCCAACGTATTGGTGCGGGTTTGCCAAAGAGCGTATCACGAGACGATTTAACGAGTTTAGGCATGGTAGGGCTTTTTGATGCATTAAATAAATTTGATATTAACAGAGATTTAAAATTCGATACATATGCTTCGTTTAGAGTAAGAGGCGCTATCATTGATGGTTTACGTAAGGAAGACTGGTTACCGCGTTCAGCGCGTGAAAAAGCCAAAAAATTAGATGCTCAAATTGAACAATTAGAGCAAAAATATATGCGTCATGTAACACCTGAGGAACTTGCGGAGCATATGGAAGTATCTGTTGAAGATGTGTATCAGACAGTGCAAGAGCATTTTTTTTCAAATGTTCTTTCCATTAATGAGCAACAGGATCAAGAGGAAGCGGACGGTAAGTCATTTGTCATCCGAGATGATACGACAAAAACACCTGAGCAAACTGTTATTAAATCGGAGTTATTAGGTGACTTAGCTGAGAATATTCAAAAGCTCAATGAAAAAGAACAGCTTGTACTTAGTTTATTTTACACAGAGGAATTAACTTTGACTGAAATTGGTGAAATGCTTGAACTGTCAACATCACGTATTTCACAGATTCATTCAAAAGCGCTATTAAAGCTACGAAAGCTATTATCAAGTGAAATGATTAATGCGTAA
- the rpsB gene encoding 30S ribosomal protein S2 produces MSVISMKQLLEAGVHFGHQTRRWNPKMKKYIFVERNGIYIIDLQKTVKKLEEAYDFMRQVGQDGGKVLFVGTKKQAQEAIKDEAERSGNYYINQRWLGGTLTNFGTIQKRVARMKQIEKMEEEGTFEVLPKKEVIQLKKEHERLIKFLGGIRDMHDLPDVMFVVDPRKERIAVAEARKLNIPLVGIVDTNCDPDEIDYVIPANDDAIRAVKLLTAKMADALIESKQGEEEAPAVEAAAE; encoded by the coding sequence ATGTCAGTAATTTCTATGAAACAATTACTTGAAGCTGGTGTACATTTCGGTCACCAAACTCGTCGTTGGAACCCAAAAATGAAGAAATATATCTTCGTTGAACGTAACGGGATCTACATCATCGACTTACAAAAAACGGTTAAAAAATTAGAGGAAGCTTATGACTTCATGCGTCAAGTTGGTCAAGACGGTGGTAAAGTTCTTTTCGTTGGTACGAAAAAACAAGCACAAGAAGCGATCAAAGATGAAGCTGAACGTTCAGGCAACTACTACATCAACCAACGCTGGTTAGGTGGTACTCTTACAAACTTCGGTACAATTCAAAAACGTGTTGCACGTATGAAACAAATCGAAAAAATGGAAGAAGAAGGAACTTTCGAAGTTCTTCCTAAAAAAGAAGTAATCCAACTTAAAAAAGAACACGAACGTCTAATCAAATTCCTAGGCGGTATCCGTGATATGCACGATCTTCCAGACGTAATGTTCGTGGTTGACCCACGTAAAGAGCGCATTGCTGTTGCAGAAGCTCGTAAATTAAACATCCCTCTAGTAGGTATTGTTGATACTAACTGTGATCCAGATGAAATCGACTACGTAATCCCTGCTAACGATGATGCTATTCGTGCTGTTAAACTTTTAACTGCTAAAATGGCTGACGCTTTAATCGAGTCAAAACAAGGTGAAGAAGAAGCTCCAGCTGTAGAAGCTGCTGCTGAGTAA